One Artemia franciscana chromosome 6, ASM3288406v1, whole genome shotgun sequence DNA window includes the following coding sequences:
- the LOC136028361 gene encoding uncharacterized protein LOC136028361 isoform X1, translating into MNSVNLVLLVCLLGLSLATKHGAEPHFTNTASKHLKHTVPIVKIPAPAAKPVHFKPSHAHPLHKKPHFVKPLSHNTLAVPVATPAHKIHQKHVPAPLHALHQKHAPVHPIHRHSAITPAISTHNKKHHHGKRDTALSQNAGSSLINFQVQEVNDINTQNTNNAATVNTGTPALGGAVPLTGNFGRFPTGGVSPFSGGFSGNRFGSFPGRFPGQHFGGHGLVHGMGHGHGLGGNRFPVNQFAGNQFGGFGGGFRPHGHFNRPMFF; encoded by the exons ATGAATTCTGTAAATTTG gtCTTATTAGTATGCCTGCTGGGGCTATCACTTGCAACAAAACATGGTGCTGAACCCCATTTCACAAATACGGCTTCAAAACATCTAAAGCATACAGTTCCAATAGTCAAAATCCCAGCACCAGCTGCCAAACCAGTTCATTTTAAGCCATCGCACGCCCATCCTCTGCACAAAAAGCCACATTTTGTAAAACCTTTGTCTCACAACACCCTTGCTGTCCCAGTAGCTACTCCAGCCCATAAAATTCATCAGAAACATGTTCCTGCACCTTTGCATGCTCTGCACCAGAAACATGCTCCTGTTCATCCTATTCATCGACATTCTGCCATCACTCCCGCAATTTCTACCCATAATAAGAAACATCATCATGGAAAACGTGACACGGCTTTATCCCAAAACGCCGGGTCCAGTCTAATCAACTTCCAGGTGCAAGAAGTTAATGATATCAACACACAAAACACCAACAACGCAGCAACGGTAAACACTGGGACACCAGCACTTGGTGGCGCTGTCCCACttaccggaaattttggaagatTTCCGACGGGAGGAGTATCACCCTTTTCTGGAGGTTTCAGCGGTAACCGCTTTGGAAGTTTTCCTGGCCGATTTCCAGGACAGCATTTTGGTGGACATGGACTAGTACATGGAATGGGCCACGGACATGGACTGGGAGGCAATCGATTCCCTGTGAACCAATTTGCAGGAAACCAATTTGGAGGTTTCGGTGGTGGTTTTAGACCGCA TGGCCATTTCAACCGACCGATGTTCTTCTAA
- the LOC136028361 gene encoding uncharacterized protein LOC136028361 isoform X2: MVLLVCLLGLSLATKHGAEPHFTNTASKHLKHTVPIVKIPAPAAKPVHFKPSHAHPLHKKPHFVKPLSHNTLAVPVATPAHKIHQKHVPAPLHALHQKHAPVHPIHRHSAITPAISTHNKKHHHGKRDTALSQNAGSSLINFQVQEVNDINTQNTNNAATVNTGTPALGGAVPLTGNFGRFPTGGVSPFSGGFSGNRFGSFPGRFPGQHFGGHGLVHGMGHGHGLGGNRFPVNQFAGNQFGGFGGGFRPHGHFNRPMFF; this comes from the exons gtCTTATTAGTATGCCTGCTGGGGCTATCACTTGCAACAAAACATGGTGCTGAACCCCATTTCACAAATACGGCTTCAAAACATCTAAAGCATACAGTTCCAATAGTCAAAATCCCAGCACCAGCTGCCAAACCAGTTCATTTTAAGCCATCGCACGCCCATCCTCTGCACAAAAAGCCACATTTTGTAAAACCTTTGTCTCACAACACCCTTGCTGTCCCAGTAGCTACTCCAGCCCATAAAATTCATCAGAAACATGTTCCTGCACCTTTGCATGCTCTGCACCAGAAACATGCTCCTGTTCATCCTATTCATCGACATTCTGCCATCACTCCCGCAATTTCTACCCATAATAAGAAACATCATCATGGAAAACGTGACACGGCTTTATCCCAAAACGCCGGGTCCAGTCTAATCAACTTCCAGGTGCAAGAAGTTAATGATATCAACACACAAAACACCAACAACGCAGCAACGGTAAACACTGGGACACCAGCACTTGGTGGCGCTGTCCCACttaccggaaattttggaagatTTCCGACGGGAGGAGTATCACCCTTTTCTGGAGGTTTCAGCGGTAACCGCTTTGGAAGTTTTCCTGGCCGATTTCCAGGACAGCATTTTGGTGGACATGGACTAGTACATGGAATGGGCCACGGACATGGACTGGGAGGCAATCGATTCCCTGTGAACCAATTTGCAGGAAACCAATTTGGAGGTTTCGGTGGTGGTTTTAGACCGCA TGGCCATTTCAACCGACCGATGTTCTTCTAA
- the LOC136028365 gene encoding uncharacterized protein LOC136028365 isoform X2, with the protein MQRGEATVFVAICATIFAVPIDREDRDDVFMVSSRPSGASGTEVQRVTGVRQSVKNNNLSLNGQDFSTGPQLQQSIDSAMAAALSPLHMFNTPNYGAYPQTYIDQVDLSYPEYPFMGPSMISDPRFENPGMVGGVLPVGFMHIPVYAKQDGTLIFYLSSLGEDGLPKEIELMNPGEK; encoded by the exons ATGCAAAGGGGTGAAGCTACG GTATTTGTAGCCATTTGCGCGACCATTTTTGCAGTCCCGATTGACAGAGAAGACCGTGATGATGTTTTCATGGTGTCTTCAAGACCATCCGGGGCATCAGGCACCGAGGTACAACGTGTCACTGGGGTTCGTCAAAGcgtcaaaaataataatttgtccCTTAATGGACAGGATTTTAGCACTGGTCCCCAACTCCAGCAAAGCATTGATAGCGCCATGGCCGCCGCTTTATCTCCACTTCATATGTTCAACACTCCAAACTACGGTGCCTATCCCCAGACTTATATAGACCAAGTAGATTTATCCTACCCTGAATATCCTTTTATGGGCCCATCTATGATAAGTGATCCTAGATTTGAAAATCCGGGAATGGTAGGAGGTGTCTTGCCTGTGGGATTTATGCACATTCCGGTGTA tgcAAAGCAAGATGGAACACTTATCTTTTACTTGTCTTCTTTAGGAGAAGATGGCCTTCCCAAAGAGATCGAACTGATGAATCCTggagaaaagtaa
- the LOC136028365 gene encoding uncharacterized protein LOC136028365 isoform X1 encodes MEPLRNLVFVAICATIFAVPIDREDRDDVFMVSSRPSGASGTEVQRVTGVRQSVKNNNLSLNGQDFSTGPQLQQSIDSAMAAALSPLHMFNTPNYGAYPQTYIDQVDLSYPEYPFMGPSMISDPRFENPGMVGGVLPVGFMHIPVYAKQDGTLIFYLSSLGEDGLPKEIELMNPGEK; translated from the exons ATGGAACCCCTTAGAAATTTG GTATTTGTAGCCATTTGCGCGACCATTTTTGCAGTCCCGATTGACAGAGAAGACCGTGATGATGTTTTCATGGTGTCTTCAAGACCATCCGGGGCATCAGGCACCGAGGTACAACGTGTCACTGGGGTTCGTCAAAGcgtcaaaaataataatttgtccCTTAATGGACAGGATTTTAGCACTGGTCCCCAACTCCAGCAAAGCATTGATAGCGCCATGGCCGCCGCTTTATCTCCACTTCATATGTTCAACACTCCAAACTACGGTGCCTATCCCCAGACTTATATAGACCAAGTAGATTTATCCTACCCTGAATATCCTTTTATGGGCCCATCTATGATAAGTGATCCTAGATTTGAAAATCCGGGAATGGTAGGAGGTGTCTTGCCTGTGGGATTTATGCACATTCCGGTGTA tgcAAAGCAAGATGGAACACTTATCTTTTACTTGTCTTCTTTAGGAGAAGATGGCCTTCCCAAAGAGATCGAACTGATGAATCCTggagaaaagtaa
- the LOC136028364 gene encoding heterogeneous nuclear ribonucleoproteins A2/B1-like, whose translation MYFVLLFLVLSSVACVSPQSLPLVAASANDGDNALYQNGGMGLINIQVQKINNIDQDITNNNAQANIDLGSGSATTSTGIVQNAANSAIQENLPNGNYNQGSGNFGGQPGFNYPGAFHGNRFNGYHNGGYGRPGYSPGYGGYNQYGNGYGGYPQRPHGGLGGIGSLVVSHLAPHIHDHFHGHRNSMHPMGWF comes from the exons ATGTATTTC GTTCTACTGTTCCTAGTTCTTTCTTCAGTGGCGTGTGTGTCTCCCCAGTCATTACCACTGGTGGCAGCAAGTGCTAATGATGGTGACAATGCTCTTTATCAAAATGGGGGCATGGGCTTGATCAATATCCAAGtgcaaaaaatcaataatattgATCAAGATATAACTAACAATAATGCACAAGCCAATATTGACCTGGGCAGTGGCTCTGCTACGACAAGTACTGGAATAGTCCAAAACGCAGCAAACAGCGCAATACAAGAAAACTTGCCAAATGGTAACTATAACCAAGGGTCAGGCAACTTTGGTGGACAGCCAGGATTCAACTACCCGGGTGCTTTTCATGGCAACAGATTTAATGGGTATCATAATGGTGGATATGGAAGGCCAGGATATAGCCCTGGATATGGAGGTTATAACCAATATGGAAATGGATACGGAGGCTATCCCCAAAGACCACATGGTGGCCTTGGCGGTATTGGAAGTCTTGT agtGAGTCATCTAGCTCCACATATACACGATCATTTCCACGGGCATCGTAATAGCATGCATCCTATGGGCTGGTTCTAG